A window of the Methyloprofundus sp. genome harbors these coding sequences:
- a CDS encoding two-component system, chemotaxis family, sensor kinase CheA — MSIDLDDEILQDFLVEAGEILELLGEQLVELENSPEDNELLNAIFRGFHTIKGGAGFLAIDAMVGVCHEAEDVFNVLRQGDRKVDTELMDVILQVVDHVNDMFATVRSGELPESVEPSLIAALKALAVPGNVAPITTQQVEPEPELVVAEAEDSVEMANAADAVEQEFEAMLGLAEGPGADAADSDSDEITESEFDDLLDSLHGKGGSPTPTTDGAQEQSSVPAGEITESEFDDLLDELHGKGSFNASNTAEAKVELPISSDEISESEFDDLLDELHGKGTFNAENVVEQQGGETSVVKQETVSKPEPVAAASGDITEAEFENVLDDLHGKGKFSAQAVEPASAEPVVEPEKPKVTPVAKPEPVISPESAAPAPTPAATKGGKASPAKTPVQGESTVRVDTLTLDNIMNMVGELVLVRNRFQTLAIEKGDEDIGKAVGNLDVVTADLQLAVMKTRMQPIKKVFGRFPRVVRDLARSLKKEIKLELVGEETDLDKNLVEALADPLVHLIRNAVDHGIELPEDRVTVGKPREGVVILTASQEGDHIELTIKDDGKGMDANKLRGIAVSKGMMDEESAARLDDKECFNLIFAPGFSTKTEISDVSGRGVGMDVVKTRISQMNGTVEIDSVLDQGSKIIIKVPLTLAIMPTLMVKLGGQSFALPLASVLEILDLDLSSTKVVDGQLVIMVRNRALPLFYLSDWLVNDMNYVANKDAHGHVVVVNSGGRQIGFVVDQLIGQEEVVIKALGAKLHGVAGLAGATITGDGQIALILDVPGLMGKYVG; from the coding sequence ATGTCTATTGATCTTGATGATGAAATTTTACAAGACTTTCTAGTTGAAGCAGGGGAAATCCTTGAACTTCTAGGTGAACAGCTTGTTGAGCTAGAAAATTCACCCGAAGATAATGAGTTATTGAATGCTATTTTTCGTGGCTTTCATACCATTAAAGGCGGAGCTGGTTTTTTGGCAATTGATGCCATGGTCGGTGTGTGTCACGAAGCTGAAGATGTCTTTAATGTTTTGCGTCAAGGTGATAGAAAGGTCGATACAGAGTTAATGGATGTTATCTTGCAGGTTGTTGACCATGTAAATGATATGTTTGCGACAGTGCGTTCTGGTGAATTACCTGAGTCTGTCGAACCTTCCTTAATAGCAGCATTAAAGGCATTGGCTGTGCCAGGTAATGTTGCACCGATAACTACGCAGCAAGTAGAGCCCGAGCCAGAACTGGTTGTGGCTGAGGCTGAAGACTCGGTGGAAATGGCAAATGCTGCAGATGCAGTAGAGCAGGAATTTGAAGCAATGCTAGGGCTTGCTGAAGGGCCGGGTGCAGATGCGGCGGATAGTGACAGTGATGAAATTACTGAATCTGAGTTTGATGATCTATTAGATTCTTTGCATGGTAAAGGAGGCTCGCCCACACCTACAACGGACGGTGCTCAAGAACAGTCATCAGTACCAGCAGGTGAGATTACAGAATCTGAGTTTGATGATTTGCTGGATGAGTTGCATGGTAAAGGATCCTTTAACGCCAGTAATACTGCTGAGGCTAAAGTAGAGCTACCGATAAGCTCTGATGAAATTTCCGAGTCTGAATTTGATGATTTACTAGATGAATTGCATGGTAAAGGCACATTTAATGCTGAAAACGTGGTTGAACAGCAGGGAGGGGAGACATCAGTTGTCAAACAAGAAACGGTATCAAAGCCTGAGCCTGTAGCAGCTGCCTCAGGGGATATTACCGAAGCAGAATTTGAAAATGTGCTTGATGATTTGCATGGTAAAGGGAAATTTTCGGCGCAAGCAGTTGAACCTGCAAGTGCTGAACCAGTAGTTGAGCCAGAAAAACCTAAAGTGACGCCAGTAGCGAAACCAGAGCCTGTTATATCGCCTGAGTCAGCGGCGCCAGCACCAACACCTGCTGCAACTAAGGGAGGCAAAGCTAGCCCTGCTAAAACACCTGTTCAAGGTGAGTCAACTGTTAGGGTTGATACGCTGACCTTAGATAATATTATGAACATGGTGGGTGAGCTGGTTTTAGTTAGGAATCGCTTTCAAACTCTGGCTATAGAAAAAGGTGACGAAGATATTGGTAAGGCTGTTGGTAACTTGGATGTTGTCACTGCTGATTTGCAATTGGCTGTTATGAAGACACGTATGCAGCCCATTAAAAAAGTATTTGGACGTTTTCCTCGAGTTGTCAGGGATTTAGCGCGTAGTTTAAAAAAGGAAATAAAACTAGAGTTAGTGGGTGAAGAAACTGATCTTGATAAAAACTTGGTAGAAGCACTAGCTGACCCATTAGTGCATTTGATCAGAAATGCAGTAGATCATGGTATTGAACTACCTGAAGACCGGGTAACGGTAGGCAAACCAAGGGAAGGTGTTGTCATACTAACAGCCTCACAAGAAGGTGACCATATTGAGCTAACCATTAAAGATGATGGTAAGGGTATGGATGCTAACAAGCTGCGTGGTATCGCTGTGAGTAAGGGCATGATGGACGAAGAGTCTGCGGCTAGATTGGATGATAAAGAGTGTTTTAACTTGATTTTTGCACCAGGGTTTTCCACCAAAACAGAGATCTCAGATGTTTCTGGGCGAGGTGTGGGGATGGATGTTGTAAAAACCCGTATTTCACAAATGAATGGTACTGTTGAGATTGATTCGGTATTAGATCAAGGCAGTAAAATTATTATTAAAGTACCATTAACTTTGGCAATTATGCCAACCTTGATGGTCAAATTAGGTGGGCAATCATTTGCACTGCCTCTAGCAAGTGTCCTAGAAATATTGGATTTGGACTTAAGTTCTACTAAAGTAGTTGATGGCCAGTTAGTCATTATGGTGCGTAATAGGGCTTTACCGTTATTTTATTTGAGTGATTGGCTAGTCAATGATATGAACTATGTCGCTAATAAAGATGCTCATGGGCATGTTGTCGTTGTTAATTCCGGTGGCCGACAAATTGGTTTTGTGGTGGATCAATTAATAGGTCAAGAAGAAGTGGTTATTAAAGCGTTAGGTGCAAAATTACATGGCGTTGCAGGCTTGGCTGGAGCGACAATTACGGGTGATGGTCAAATTGCTTTAATTCTTGATGTACCAGGTTTAATGGGCAAGTATGTAGGCTAA
- a CDS encoding two-component system, chemotaxis family, protein-glutamate methylesterase/glutaminase, whose product MTIRVLIVDDSSFICKRIAEILAVDKIFKVIGVAKNGQEAVIMAATTEPDVITMDVEMPVMDGISAVKRIMAETPTPILMFSASTQVGAQATLAALDAGAIDFLPKKLDEINGDHEVARRILRYRVRNVALQADKLKRQQQPKISTVRRIKSQLSSRQLTHREFDLLVIVASTGGPVAIQKTLTEIPAQCPIPILLIQHMPGNFTCSFAQRLNQLSQLQVHEAKNNDELQAGVALLAPGGQQIEVQARGAKKFVVLKPKQVSDIYSPCADISLASVAKVYKNKALAIVLTGMGADGRQGAVKMHQAGAEIWAQEESSCTIYGMPKAVADAGIVSKVCTLDELSKIFREIN is encoded by the coding sequence ATGACGATTCGTGTTCTTATTGTGGATGATTCCAGTTTTATTTGTAAACGTATAGCTGAAATCTTGGCAGTGGACAAAATATTTAAAGTGATTGGTGTTGCCAAAAATGGCCAAGAGGCAGTGATTATGGCAGCGACCACTGAACCAGATGTCATCACCATGGATGTTGAAATGCCAGTTATGGATGGTATTAGTGCAGTCAAACGGATTATGGCGGAAACGCCAACACCTATTTTAATGTTTTCAGCGTCTACACAAGTTGGAGCGCAAGCAACGTTAGCTGCGTTAGATGCTGGTGCGATAGACTTTCTGCCTAAGAAGCTAGACGAAATTAATGGTGACCATGAAGTAGCAAGGCGTATTTTACGCTATCGGGTTCGTAATGTAGCATTGCAAGCCGATAAACTTAAACGGCAGCAGCAACCTAAAATAAGTACTGTTAGACGGATAAAATCACAGCTATCTAGTCGCCAGCTAACCCATAGAGAGTTTGATTTGTTAGTTATTGTAGCCTCTACTGGTGGTCCTGTGGCAATTCAAAAAACTTTAACTGAAATCCCTGCGCAGTGCCCAATACCTATTTTATTAATCCAGCATATGCCTGGTAATTTTACCTGTAGTTTTGCGCAAAGATTAAATCAGCTTAGTCAGTTACAGGTACATGAAGCTAAAAATAATGATGAATTGCAAGCAGGAGTCGCTTTATTAGCACCTGGTGGGCAGCAAATAGAAGTGCAAGCTAGGGGGGCAAAAAAGTTTGTTGTTTTAAAGCCAAAGCAGGTGAGTGATATTTATAGTCCATGTGCGGATATCAGTTTGGCTTCTGTGGCAAAAGTGTATAAGAATAAAGCATTAGCTATTGTGTTAACGGGGATGGGGGCTGATGGTAGGCAAGGAGCTGTTAAAATGCATCAGGCTGGTGCAGAAATTTGGGCACAAGAGGAATCGAGTTGTACCATTTATGGCATGCCTAAGGCAGTTGCCGATGCAGGAATCGTATCTAAAGTGTGTACACTAGATGAGTTGAGTAAAATTTTTCGAGAAATTAATTAG